The following coding sequences are from one Amphiprion ocellaris isolate individual 3 ecotype Okinawa chromosome 19, ASM2253959v1, whole genome shotgun sequence window:
- the LOC111572536 gene encoding voltage-dependent calcium channel gamma-8 subunit-like isoform X1 — protein MVCEKGIQILLTTVGAFAAFGLMTVAIGTDYWLYSRALICNSTANVTQDDPHNKDKKDPGALTHSGLWRICCLEGVKRGVCSQINHFPEDADFDHDGAEYVLRVVRASNIFPILSAILLLMGGVCIAASRFYKSKRNIILGAGILFVAADFMVGQGFHGKKILVLVKDL, from the exons aTGGTGTGTGAGAAGGGGATCCAGATCCTCCTCACCACCGTGGGGGCGTTTGCCGCCTTCGGCCTGATGACGGTGGCCATAGGGACGGACTACTGGCTGTACTCCCGCGCCCTCATCTGCAACAGCACGGCCAACGTCACCCAGGACGACCCCCACAACAAGGACAAGAAGGACCCCGGGGCCCTCACCCACTCGGGGCTGTGGAGGATCTGCTGTCTGGAAG GAGTGAAGCGAGGAGTGTGCTCTCAGATCAACCACTTCCCGGAGGATGCCGACTTTGACCACGACGGGGCCGAGTACGTCCTAC GGGTAGTCAGGGCTTCCAACATCTTCCCAATCCTCAGTGCCATTCTGCTGCTGATGGGAGGCGTTTGCATCGCTGCTAGTCGTTTCTATAAGAGCAAAAGGAACATCATCCTGGGAGCAGGAATCCTCTTTGTGGCTGCAG ATTTCATGGTTGGGCAAGGATTTCACGGGAAAAAGATCCTGGTATTGGTTAAAGATTTGTGA
- the LOC111572536 gene encoding voltage-dependent calcium channel gamma-8 subunit-like isoform X2: MVCEKGIQILLTTVGAFAAFGLMTVAIGTDYWLYSRALICNSTANVTQDDPHNKDKKDPGALTHSGLWRICCLEGVKRGVCSQINHFPEDADFDHDGAEYVLRVVRASNIFPILSAILLLMGGVCIAASRFYKSKRNIILGAGILFVAAGNSGIS; the protein is encoded by the exons aTGGTGTGTGAGAAGGGGATCCAGATCCTCCTCACCACCGTGGGGGCGTTTGCCGCCTTCGGCCTGATGACGGTGGCCATAGGGACGGACTACTGGCTGTACTCCCGCGCCCTCATCTGCAACAGCACGGCCAACGTCACCCAGGACGACCCCCACAACAAGGACAAGAAGGACCCCGGGGCCCTCACCCACTCGGGGCTGTGGAGGATCTGCTGTCTGGAAG GAGTGAAGCGAGGAGTGTGCTCTCAGATCAACCACTTCCCGGAGGATGCCGACTTTGACCACGACGGGGCCGAGTACGTCCTAC GGGTAGTCAGGGCTTCCAACATCTTCCCAATCCTCAGTGCCATTCTGCTGCTGATGGGAGGCGTTTGCATCGCTGCTAGTCGTTTCTATAAGAGCAAAAGGAACATCATCCTGGGAGCAGGAATCCTCTTTGTGGCTGCAGGTAACTCAGGAATATCCTAG
- the LOC129347276 gene encoding complement C3-like has protein sequence MSELDACCIFFFLNLLCVNDEAVQCPGSTRRRRSAELLKRKAQLESHYKEKLQHRCCKDGLREIPMPYSCTRRSLYITEGWECIRAFRHCCATYRDQVFDTEIPTTPPTTTAAPTTSSQPWTVSHTSRREKITLPI, from the exons ATGTCTGAACTGGatgcatgttgcatttttttcttccttaacctgctgtgtgtaaatgatgaag CCGTGCAGTGTCCAGGCAGTACCAGAAGGAGACGCTCTGCTGAACTGTTGAAGCGTAAAGCTCAGCTGG AGAGCCACTACaaggagaagctgcagcatcGCTGCTGTAAAGACGGCCTCAGGGAGATCCCGATGCCGTATTCCTGCACGCGACGTTCCCTCTACATCACTGAGGGCTGGGAATGCATCCGAGCTTTCCGACACTGCTGCGCCACTTACAGGGACCAGGTGTTTGACACAGAGATTCCCACCACCCCACCAACCACAACTGCAGCTCCCACCACCTCCTCTCAACCCTGGACTGTCAGTCATACTTCCAGACGAGAGAAAATAACTCTCCCGATATAA